Proteins encoded in a region of the Schaalia hyovaginalis genome:
- a CDS encoding Na+/H+ antiporter subunit D, with protein sequence MNALLALPIVLPILSAGVSLASSKARRHQGLVSGGTLFTVWLVSIALLVMVASGPVVLNIGLWPAPIGIVLVADGLSAIMLTTSVTVTLAVLLYSLAQGAADGEEAAPLAVFHPAFLILSAGVSNTFLSGDLFNMYVGFEILLFASFVLITLGGTRDRVRAGTVYIVVSIISSAVFLTGIALTYAAVGTVNLAQIAIRMGDVAPSTVLLIQFVLLIGFGVKAAVFPLSAWLPDSYPTAPAPVTAVFAGLLTKVGVYGIIRTQTLLFPGDRLALILGLLAIATMLIGILGALAQQDIKRLLSFTLVSHIGYMLWGVSVASSASLGATVYYATHHITVQTALFLVVGLIERIGGSTSLTRLGSLLKASPLLALLYIVPAFNLAGIPPGSGFFGKVGLISASVGRSSAIDWALIGAGLLTSLLTLYAVARAWNMMFWQEAPEEPSPKPVSPSMTIATAGLVAVSLGISFLAGPINEYTKNAGARLLQRSPYIVAVLPPAGNAELEEGREDPESSLIPSVEAPTEGQGLRKEEKP encoded by the coding sequence ATGAACGCCCTCCTCGCCCTTCCGATCGTCCTGCCGATCCTGTCCGCAGGGGTCTCCCTCGCGTCCTCGAAGGCGCGAAGGCATCAAGGCCTCGTGTCCGGCGGGACCCTGTTCACCGTATGGCTCGTATCGATCGCGCTGCTCGTCATGGTCGCCTCGGGCCCGGTCGTGCTCAATATCGGCTTGTGGCCCGCACCGATCGGCATCGTCCTGGTCGCTGACGGCCTCTCGGCGATCATGCTCACGACTTCGGTGACCGTCACCCTGGCCGTTCTCCTCTACTCGCTCGCCCAGGGCGCGGCCGACGGCGAGGAAGCGGCCCCCCTCGCGGTCTTCCACCCGGCCTTCCTCATCCTGTCGGCGGGAGTCTCGAACACCTTCTTATCGGGCGACCTGTTCAACATGTACGTCGGATTCGAGATCCTCCTCTTCGCCTCCTTCGTGCTCATCACCCTGGGCGGCACGCGCGACCGGGTCCGCGCGGGCACCGTCTACATCGTCGTCTCGATCATCTCCTCAGCCGTGTTCCTCACCGGCATCGCCCTCACCTACGCGGCCGTCGGGACCGTGAACCTCGCGCAGATCGCGATCCGCATGGGCGACGTCGCGCCCTCGACGGTCCTGCTCATCCAATTCGTCCTCCTCATCGGCTTCGGGGTGAAGGCCGCGGTCTTCCCCCTGTCCGCCTGGCTCCCCGACTCCTACCCGACGGCGCCCGCGCCGGTCACCGCGGTCTTCGCGGGCCTGCTCACGAAGGTCGGCGTCTACGGGATCATCCGCACCCAGACCCTGCTGTTCCCGGGGGACCGGCTCGCCCTGATCCTCGGATTGCTCGCCATTGCGACGATGCTCATCGGCATCCTCGGCGCCCTCGCCCAGCAGGACATCAAGCGCCTCCTCTCCTTCACGCTCGTCTCCCACATCGGGTACATGCTCTGGGGGGTCTCGGTCGCTTCGTCCGCCTCCCTGGGTGCGACGGTCTACTACGCGACCCACCACATCACCGTTCAAACGGCCCTCTTCCTCGTCGTCGGACTCATCGAGAGGATCGGCGGGTCGACCTCGCTGACGAGGCTCGGCTCGCTGCTCAAGGCGTCTCCGCTCCTCGCACTCCTTTACATCGTGCCCGCATTCAACCTCGCGGGCATTCCGCCGGGCTCGGGCTTCTTCGGGAAGGTCGGGCTCATCTCGGCCTCGGTCGGGCGCTCCTCGGCTATCGACTGGGCCCTCATCGGGGCGGGCCTGCTCACCTCGCTCCTCACCCTGTACGCGGTGGCGCGCGCCTGGAACATGATGTTCTGGCAGGAGGCCCCCGAGGAGCCCTCCCCAAAACCCGTTTCGCCTTCGATGACGATCGCGACCGCCGGTCTCGTCGCGGTGAGCCTCGGGATCTCCTTCCTGGCCGGTCCGATCAACGAGTACACGAAGAACGCGGGCGCGCGCCTCCTCCAGCGCTCCCCCTACATCGTCGCGGTCCTGCCCCCGGCGGGGAATGCGGAACTCGAAGAGGGCCGCGAGGACCCCGAATCCTCCCTCATCCCCTCGGTCGAGGCGCCCACGGAGGGTCAGGGGCTGAGGAAGGAGGAGAAGCCGTGA
- a CDS encoding monovalent cation/H+ antiporter complex subunit F — MNPVLLLLAVLLFVSAFLVLYRITKGPTYLDRMLGVDMMTSILIGAFALVAAATRRADLLPVFVVLGLVGFVGSTALARFATLADPDERRVLTRAEAEAADRALMDLSEEAAPVHDVDSEED; from the coding sequence ATGAATCCGGTCCTCCTGCTCCTCGCGGTCCTGCTCTTCGTCTCCGCCTTCCTCGTCCTCTACCGGATCACGAAGGGCCCCACCTACCTCGATCGGATGCTCGGGGTCGACATGATGACTTCGATCCTCATCGGCGCCTTCGCCCTGGTCGCCGCGGCGACCAGGCGCGCGGATCTTCTGCCGGTGTTCGTCGTGCTCGGCCTCGTGGGCTTCGTGGGGTCGACCGCCCTCGCCCGATTCGCGACCCTGGCCGATCCCGACGAGCGGCGCGTCCTCACCCGCGCGGAAGCCGAGGCGGCGGACCGCGCCCTCATGGACCTGTCGGAGGAAGCCGCACCCGTCCACGACGTCGATTCCGAGGAGGACTAA
- a CDS encoding (deoxy)nucleoside triphosphate pyrophosphohydrolase, producing MKPAPVVAAAILDSLESPSRLLCAARAYPAELAGRFELPGGKIDPGEAPLEALAREIEEELGTALTFGAEIPSPEGGWWPILGGRDMGVWLAEVAPGSPAPRAGDSHSELRWVGLEDAEAVDWIGADLPIVRAVREATRAITARLT from the coding sequence ATGAAACCCGCCCCCGTCGTCGCCGCCGCGATCCTCGACTCCCTCGAGTCCCCCTCACGCCTCCTGTGCGCCGCGCGCGCCTACCCCGCCGAACTCGCAGGGCGCTTCGAACTGCCAGGAGGGAAGATCGACCCGGGCGAAGCACCCCTGGAGGCCCTGGCCAGGGAGATCGAGGAGGAGCTCGGCACCGCTCTGACCTTCGGCGCCGAGATCCCCTCCCCCGAGGGCGGCTGGTGGCCGATCCTGGGAGGCAGGGACATGGGCGTCTGGCTCGCCGAAGTCGCCCCCGGCTCCCCCGCTCCCCGCGCCGGCGATTCGCATTCCGAACTCCGCTGGGTCGGCCTCGAGGACGCGGAGGCCGTCGATTGGATCGGCGCGGATCTGCCGATCGTGCGCGCCGTACGCGAAGCGACGAGGGCGATCACCGCCCGCCTGACATGA
- a CDS encoding DNA cytosine methyltransferase, producing MQTLTGRMGNSDDNVPILLDQATNQHEDSSVRVFSFNSIHHNRRSGGMYGYEASVAKTLDLKGGEPTCNQGGMIILQPKNEEETEAVFAASKSDFFTRATANQAGALLASDYTAPPMIASTTLRPRRLTPLECARLQGFPDDWCAGLAITDPSEDELDFWQGVWDRWNALRGVRPRSRTQVVKWLADPGGDRSQYKLWGNGIALPVAQHVLGRLKTYAATSDEPL from the coding sequence ATGCAGACCCTCACTGGGCGTATGGGTAATAGTGATGACAACGTCCCCATCCTCCTCGACCAAGCAACCAACCAACACGAGGATTCATCTGTGCGGGTGTTTAGTTTTAACTCCATCCACCACAACAGGCGCAGCGGCGGGATGTATGGGTATGAAGCCTCAGTAGCGAAAACCCTGGATCTGAAAGGCGGGGAACCTACCTGTAACCAGGGCGGCATGATCATCCTCCAACCCAAGAACGAGGAGGAAACCGAGGCGGTGTTTGCGGCGTCGAAGAGTGACTTCTTCACCCGGGCCACCGCTAATCAAGCCGGCGCGCTACTGGCGAGCGACTACACCGCACCACCCATGATCGCCAGCACCACGCTGCGTCCCAGGCGGCTCACCCCGCTCGAGTGCGCCCGCTTACAAGGCTTCCCAGACGATTGGTGCGCCGGTCTCGCCATTACTGACCCCAGCGAAGATGAGCTGGATTTTTGGCAGGGCGTGTGGGACAGGTGGAACGCCCTGCGCGGGGTCAGACCCCGGTCACGGACACAGGTGGTCAAGTGGCTCGCCGATCCTGGTGGGGATCGGTCCCAGTACAAACTGTGGGGTAACGGCATCGCCCTACCCGTCGCCCAGCACGTCCTAGGACGGTTGAAAACCTATGCGGCCACTAGCGATGAACCTCTCTAG
- a CDS encoding DUF6900 domain-containing protein: MNHQISEKELNTKLEALAQEFGFETLKARNSDDLDFVEVSVWGLRELLAAAYQAGLKDAHAGVSAVAETTGVFQARICTLDGWQTVGTASTKREALALAEAACTKAGLDPEYCTTARQIA; this comes from the coding sequence ATGAACCACCAGATCAGCGAAAAAGAACTCAACACCAAACTCGAAGCCCTCGCCCAAGAATTCGGGTTCGAAACCCTCAAAGCTAGGAACAGTGATGACCTGGACTTCGTTGAGGTTTCAGTCTGGGGATTGCGCGAGCTGCTCGCCGCCGCCTACCAAGCCGGCCTCAAAGACGCCCACGCCGGGGTCAGCGCGGTGGCAGAGACCACCGGGGTGTTCCAAGCCCGCATCTGCACCCTAGACGGGTGGCAGACAGTTGGCACCGCCTCCACCAAGCGCGAGGCCCTCGCCTTAGCTGAGGCCGCTTGCACCAAGGCGGGCCTGGACCCCGAATACTGCACCACAGCCCGCCAAATCGCCTAA
- a CDS encoding DNA recombinase, translating into MWHCNNKHAGDHVCTTPTLRDHQIKAAFLAALSQLTPSLENPSLREDLAAVFDTKQLEAERAELAERQAELEAAFTAMVAHNQHVATDQDEYAKQIKRIEADYNHATDRLKNLETQINERQAKHNALLTAYDQLSSAPISTFQPTQWTALIDHAIVREEAIEFFFRDGRRITIDL; encoded by the coding sequence GTGTGGCACTGCAACAACAAACACGCAGGCGACCACGTCTGCACCACACCAACGCTTCGCGACCACCAGATCAAGGCCGCCTTCCTAGCCGCGTTGTCACAACTCACCCCCAGCCTCGAGAACCCGAGTCTGCGTGAAGACCTCGCAGCTGTATTCGACACCAAGCAGCTCGAAGCCGAGCGCGCTGAACTGGCCGAACGGCAGGCCGAACTAGAAGCAGCGTTCACAGCGATGGTGGCACACAACCAGCATGTTGCTACCGACCAAGACGAGTACGCCAAACAGATCAAACGCATCGAGGCCGACTACAACCACGCCACCGACCGATTGAAGAACCTGGAGACGCAGATCAACGAGCGCCAAGCCAAACACAACGCGCTGCTCACCGCATACGACCAACTCTCAAGCGCGCCGATCAGCACGTTCCAGCCAACCCAGTGGACAGCCCTCATCGACCACGCCATCGTCAGGGAAGAGGCCATTGAGTTCTTCTTCCGCGACGGGCGCAGGATCACCATCGACCTGTAG
- a CDS encoding phage portal protein: MGLISWILGQNARQIEEHSFDASYSFLFGPTTAGGRVVTERSAMQLTAVYSCVRILAEAVAGLPLHVYRTDKSGSRVKATDHPLYGLLHDEPNPEMTSFIFRETLMTHLLLWGNAFAQVIRNGLGEVIALYPLMPDRMSVGRDLLTHELYYEYQTTWDEPAGEYRTVRLTPADVLHVPGLGFDGLVGYSPIQMARNAIGLAQATEDYGASFFANGAAPGGVLEHPGTIKDPARVRESWQQTFGGARNSNKIAVLEEGMKYTPIAVSPEQAQFLETRKFQINEIARIFRIPPHMIGDLDKSSFSNIEQQSLEFVKYTLDPWVIRFEQALTKTLLSAREKPSVFVKFNLEGLLRGDYQSRMEGYAVARQNGWMSANDIRELENLDRISVEAGGDLYLVNGNMLPLDLAGAYATASQAHQEGPPTDDSPLVEQRVERRSR, from the coding sequence ATGGGTCTCATTTCTTGGATACTAGGGCAAAATGCTCGTCAGATTGAAGAGCATAGTTTCGATGCCTCCTACTCGTTTCTGTTTGGCCCTACCACGGCTGGTGGGCGGGTGGTGACGGAACGATCCGCGATGCAGTTGACCGCTGTTTACAGTTGCGTGCGGATTTTGGCTGAAGCAGTGGCTGGGCTGCCACTACACGTCTACCGGACGGATAAGTCTGGGTCGCGGGTGAAAGCAACCGACCATCCCTTGTATGGGCTGCTTCATGATGAGCCGAACCCGGAAATGACAAGCTTCATCTTCCGCGAAACCCTCATGACCCACTTGCTTCTTTGGGGTAATGCGTTCGCCCAAGTCATCCGCAACGGCCTAGGTGAAGTCATCGCGCTCTATCCGTTGATGCCGGATCGTATGAGCGTGGGGCGTGACCTCCTCACGCATGAGTTGTATTACGAGTATCAGACCACGTGGGATGAACCAGCCGGAGAATACCGAACCGTCAGGCTTACCCCGGCAGACGTGCTGCACGTGCCAGGCTTAGGCTTCGATGGCCTGGTCGGGTATAGCCCGATTCAGATGGCTAGGAACGCGATCGGCCTGGCTCAAGCCACCGAGGACTACGGCGCGTCGTTTTTCGCTAACGGTGCCGCCCCTGGTGGGGTGCTCGAGCACCCGGGCACTATCAAGGACCCGGCCAGGGTGCGCGAGTCCTGGCAGCAAACGTTTGGTGGGGCCAGGAACTCTAATAAGATCGCGGTGTTAGAGGAGGGGATGAAATACACCCCGATCGCGGTCTCACCTGAGCAAGCACAGTTTTTGGAGACCCGGAAGTTTCAGATTAATGAGATCGCGCGTATCTTCCGTATCCCACCCCACATGATTGGTGACCTCGACAAATCCAGTTTTAGCAATATTGAGCAGCAGTCGCTGGAGTTCGTCAAATACACCCTGGACCCGTGGGTGATCCGCTTCGAACAAGCCCTCACCAAAACACTGCTGTCTGCGCGTGAGAAACCATCGGTGTTTGTGAAGTTCAACCTCGAAGGACTCCTAAGAGGTGACTACCAATCCCGCATGGAGGGCTATGCGGTTGCTCGGCAGAACGGGTGGATGAGCGCCAACGACATCCGCGAACTCGAAAACCTCGACCGCATCAGCGTTGAGGCTGGAGGTGACCTGTACTTGGTCAACGGCAACATGCTGCCCCTCGACCTGGCAGGAGCCTACGCCACCGCCTCGCAAGCACACCAGGAAGGGCCACCTACTGATGATTCACCGCTGGTGGAACAACGAGTTGAAAGGAGGAGCCGGTGA
- a CDS encoding TetR/AcrR family transcriptional regulator, producing MGTVSTGRRAGLSRELVVSKAVELSGAKGIDGWSVRDIARELDVVPSVIYHYFSSKEAICDAVVDQVCADIEVPDPALDWKAWFHQMARNLRPALLSYHGITDRFARGKFTQQFLPMLDGAWSKLQEAGFGDNSAVAYTIIANTLMHTIGARNLRSSKQPGQRHDLNKMLERFEPMMTQSVGLTNIVDSYLEPLSHPEKEEAMSEEYYDLVVSTILDGIEHTLLAKPERR from the coding sequence ATGGGAACCGTATCGACGGGGCGCAGAGCCGGATTGTCACGCGAACTAGTGGTGAGCAAAGCCGTGGAATTGAGCGGAGCGAAGGGCATCGACGGCTGGTCCGTGCGCGACATCGCCCGCGAACTCGATGTCGTCCCCTCGGTGATCTACCACTACTTCTCGAGCAAGGAAGCGATTTGCGATGCGGTCGTGGATCAGGTGTGCGCAGATATCGAGGTCCCCGATCCCGCCCTCGACTGGAAGGCGTGGTTCCACCAGATGGCCCGCAATTTACGTCCCGCACTCCTGTCGTATCACGGGATCACCGACAGATTTGCTCGAGGTAAATTCACCCAGCAGTTCCTGCCCATGCTCGATGGAGCATGGTCGAAATTGCAAGAAGCCGGATTCGGCGATAACTCAGCCGTCGCATACACGATCATCGCCAATACGCTCATGCACACGATCGGGGCGAGGAATCTTCGCTCATCGAAGCAGCCAGGTCAGCGCCACGATTTGAACAAGATGCTGGAGCGCTTCGAACCCATGATGACTCAATCAGTCGGCCTGACCAACATCGTCGACTCCTACCTCGAGCCCCTTTCACACCCCGAGAAGGAGGAGGCGATGTCGGAGGAATACTACGACCTCGTCGTCAGCACGATACTTGACGGAATCGAACACACCCTGCTCGCAAAACCCGAGCGGCGATGA
- a CDS encoding Na+/H+ antiporter subunit E translates to MSGQSSSARAIARATKRPGRFPHSSMGMLVWLTLVWVMLWGEFSTSRVVWGFLLALLVTTVTPFPASPFDGRFRPLGVLILGLRLVADVLVSSFQQAGFILSGRRPKGAIIRVHLRSHSDAYLAIISTLTAVVPGSVVVEAHRASGTIYVHVFDERLAGGPDGVHRTILALEERVMRAFASHEELVDAGYVPGSTRRAGRLPVPYAPASGGDADGLECLSPAEGGPVDEGNADGGPGGTARASGGSTA, encoded by the coding sequence GTGAGCGGTCAATCGTCCTCGGCCCGGGCGATCGCCCGGGCGACGAAGCGCCCCGGGCGCTTCCCCCATTCCTCCATGGGCATGCTCGTGTGGCTCACCCTCGTTTGGGTGATGCTGTGGGGCGAGTTCTCGACGAGCCGCGTCGTGTGGGGCTTCCTCCTCGCCCTCCTCGTCACGACCGTCACCCCCTTCCCGGCGAGCCCCTTCGACGGGCGCTTCCGCCCGCTGGGAGTCCTCATCCTCGGCCTCCGCCTCGTCGCCGACGTCCTCGTCTCCTCCTTCCAGCAGGCCGGCTTCATCCTCTCGGGGAGGCGCCCGAAGGGCGCGATCATCCGCGTCCACCTGCGCTCCCACTCGGACGCCTATCTCGCGATCATCTCGACGCTCACCGCGGTCGTGCCGGGCTCGGTCGTCGTCGAAGCGCACCGGGCCAGCGGGACGATCTACGTCCACGTCTTCGATGAGAGGCTCGCGGGCGGCCCCGACGGCGTCCATCGGACGATCCTCGCGCTCGAGGAGCGGGTGATGCGCGCCTTCGCCTCGCACGAGGAGCTCGTCGACGCGGGCTACGTCCCGGGATCGACCCGCCGTGCTGGACGCCTGCCCGTCCCCTATGCGCCGGCTTCCGGCGGGGACGCCGACGGGCTCGAATGCCTTTCGCCGGCCGAGGGAGGCCCCGTCGACGAGGGGAATGCCGATGGCGGCCCCGGCGGCACTGCGCGGGCGAGCGGGGGGAGCACGGCATGA
- a CDS encoding MFS transporter, translating to MSEPRGDESAENPIDAGAQAKLVVGIVFLAFMGQMLLNPIIAPLSRQMGLEEWHIGATISLAAIVLAGASSYWGRASQRLGAKRVLASGLVIAIIALSSFGVIACLGMNRTISGLGAVLGVVITRGLVYGAGISAIAPTVQAHLVTHTASENGRVKALGMIGAAQGVASIIGGIAGGALAAVGGLLLPLVVMPIVMLAGLIILLAAFKPQGPGRLSEEPKRIRFTDPRVAPWLLSGLIIFLVFSSIATIFGFTIQDRFALSATETAGVSAIYLTVMGVAMIITQAVIAPKTRWRAAKLLRTGFVIILAATALIWPSSSHALLAAGCGLLGMGMGLAMPGYNTGPTLKTGVEEQGAVAGVINANNGLAYAIAPLASTALYGWNPLAPFIISIILTAAITVFVFIHPVLRR from the coding sequence ATGTCGGAACCCCGTGGCGATGAGTCGGCCGAGAACCCCATCGATGCCGGTGCTCAAGCGAAACTGGTGGTGGGGATCGTGTTTTTGGCCTTCATGGGCCAGATGCTGCTCAACCCGATCATCGCCCCCTTGTCACGGCAGATGGGGCTCGAGGAGTGGCATATCGGTGCCACGATCTCGCTTGCGGCGATCGTGCTGGCCGGGGCAAGTTCGTATTGGGGTCGCGCCTCGCAGCGTTTGGGCGCTAAGCGTGTGCTCGCTTCCGGTCTTGTGATCGCGATCATCGCCCTCAGCAGCTTCGGCGTGATCGCCTGCCTGGGGATGAACCGGACGATCAGCGGTCTCGGCGCGGTCCTCGGGGTCGTGATCACGCGCGGCCTCGTCTACGGTGCGGGGATCTCGGCGATTGCGCCGACAGTTCAAGCCCACCTGGTCACGCACACGGCCAGTGAGAACGGGCGCGTCAAAGCACTCGGCATGATCGGCGCAGCCCAAGGCGTGGCCTCCATTATCGGGGGCATCGCAGGTGGAGCGCTGGCCGCCGTCGGCGGGCTCCTCCTCCCCCTGGTGGTCATGCCCATCGTGATGCTTGCAGGGCTGATCATCCTCTTGGCCGCCTTCAAGCCCCAGGGCCCTGGGCGCTTGTCGGAAGAGCCCAAACGCATCCGTTTCACGGACCCGCGCGTAGCGCCCTGGCTCCTCAGCGGCCTGATCATCTTCCTCGTCTTCTCCTCGATCGCCACGATTTTCGGTTTCACGATCCAAGACCGCTTCGCGTTGTCTGCGACCGAGACCGCCGGCGTTTCCGCGATCTACCTGACCGTCATGGGCGTCGCCATGATCATCACCCAAGCCGTGATCGCCCCGAAAACCCGGTGGAGGGCCGCGAAGCTCCTGCGCACCGGCTTCGTCATCATCCTGGCCGCGACCGCGCTCATCTGGCCTTCGTCCTCCCATGCCCTCCTCGCCGCCGGGTGCGGCCTATTGGGAATGGGCATGGGCCTGGCCATGCCCGGCTATAACACCGGTCCGACTCTTAAGACGGGCGTTGAAGAACAAGGCGCGGTCGCGGGCGTGATAAACGCCAATAACGGCCTCGCCTACGCCATCGCCCCGCTCGCTTCCACCGCCCTTTACGGATGGAATCCCCTCGCGCCCTTCATCATCTCCATCATCCTCACCGCGGCGATCACGGTATTCGTCTTCATCCACCCCGTTCTGCGCCGATGA
- the mnhG gene encoding monovalent cation/H(+) antiporter subunit G: protein MDPYVLLDVAGLACVCLGVVFTFIASIGMVRYRDILSRQHVATKPQIFSLIMYFLGIALLVREPSVTWTMLLVIAFQIITAPISAHMLSRAAYRTGRVDPSSLADDALGEDLVKAEEQVEAEGVEDDPKP, encoded by the coding sequence ATGGACCCCTACGTCCTCCTCGATGTCGCCGGCCTCGCGTGCGTCTGCCTCGGCGTGGTCTTCACCTTCATCGCGTCGATCGGCATGGTGCGCTACCGCGACATCCTGTCCAGGCAGCACGTCGCGACGAAGCCTCAGATCTTCTCGCTCATCATGTATTTCCTCGGGATCGCGCTGCTGGTCCGGGAGCCCTCGGTGACGTGGACGATGCTCCTCGTCATCGCATTCCAAATCATCACGGCGCCGATCTCGGCCCACATGCTGAGCAGGGCCGCCTACCGGACCGGACGCGTCGATCCGTCCTCGCTCGCCGACGACGCCCTCGGGGAGGACTTGGTGAAGGCGGAGGAGCAGGTGGAAGCGGAGGGCGTCGAAGACGATCCGAAGCCGTAG
- a CDS encoding VCBS domain-containing protein, which translates to MNTTLQALKTAADVKKAFACHANLIHYGAFLIATKGTWNYDTNRLDYTAALFDILTDTGKTATTTVMIAAESDKTFLDAGHAIEWAIAMIHAR; encoded by the coding sequence ATGAACACCACCCTCCAAGCCCTGAAAACCGCAGCGGATGTGAAGAAAGCCTTCGCCTGCCACGCAAACCTCATCCACTACGGGGCCTTCCTGATCGCCACCAAAGGGACGTGGAACTACGACACTAACCGGCTGGACTACACCGCCGCATTGTTCGACATCCTCACCGACACCGGCAAGACCGCCACCACGACGGTGATGATCGCCGCCGAATCAGACAAAACCTTCCTTGATGCCGGCCACGCAATCGAATGGGCCATCGCCATGATCCACGCCCGCTAA
- a CDS encoding Na(+)/H(+) antiporter subunit C codes for MTSSLSLILLAAVLVAAGVYLVLERSLSRIVLGLTLLTNGLNIVFLIAGGPSGAPPLVGAAEPEAMADPLVQAMMLTAIVIGLGTSGFLMTLAYRTWQLNGNDEVQDDLEDRRVARRAERARLEARREAEADIEVEARLARDETEGEDEEFEDAPMRAPVDVLRSGAPGAPGDEGGAGNGGPSSGAPGGAAASPGGSAR; via the coding sequence ATGACCTCCTCCCTCTCCCTCATCCTCCTCGCCGCGGTCCTTGTCGCCGCCGGCGTCTACCTCGTGCTCGAGCGCTCCCTGTCGCGCATCGTCCTCGGACTCACGCTGCTGACGAACGGCCTGAACATCGTCTTCCTCATCGCGGGCGGCCCCTCCGGCGCGCCCCCGCTCGTCGGCGCGGCCGAACCCGAGGCGATGGCGGATCCCCTGGTCCAGGCGATGATGCTGACCGCGATCGTCATCGGTCTGGGCACCTCCGGCTTCCTCATGACGCTCGCGTACAGGACCTGGCAGCTCAACGGGAATGACGAGGTCCAGGACGACCTCGAGGACCGGCGCGTCGCCCGCCGCGCCGAACGCGCCCGCCTCGAGGCCCGCAGGGAGGCGGAGGCCGATATCGAGGTCGAGGCGCGACTCGCCCGCGATGAGACGGAGGGCGAGGACGAGGAGTTCGAGGACGCCCCGATGCGCGCCCCCGTGGACGTGCTGCGCTCGGGTGCTCCGGGTGCTCCGGGCGACGAGGGCGGGGCGGGGAACGGCGGACCCTCGAGCGGGGCGCCCGGGGGCGCTGCCGCGAGCCCGGGAGGGAGCGCCCGATGA